One window from the genome of Streptococcus halotolerans encodes:
- a CDS encoding ribose-phosphate diphosphokinase: MAQNNATPQMKLFSLTSNHDIAEKISEASGIPLGKLSSRQFSDGEIMINIEESVRGDDIYIIQSTNFPVNDNLWELLIMIDACKRASANSITVVMPYFGYSRQDRVAASREPITAKLVANMLVKAGVNRVVTLDLHAVQVQGFFNIPVDNLFTTPLFAEHYINKGLSGQDVVVVSPKNSGIKRARSLAEYLDAPIAIIDYAQEDDSHREEGYIIGDVAGKKAILIDDILNTGKTFAEASKIVERGGATDIYAVSSHGLFAGGAADILEAAPIKEILLTDSVLSKERVPSNAKYITASELFADAIVRIQKRQPLSPLFTFHPDED; encoded by the coding sequence ATGGCACAAAACAACGCCACCCCTCAAATGAAGCTTTTTTCTTTGACATCAAATCATGATATCGCTGAAAAAATCTCTGAAGCCTCAGGCATTCCTCTTGGAAAACTTTCTTCTCGTCAGTTCTCTGATGGTGAGATTATGATTAATATTGAAGAGAGTGTTCGTGGTGATGATATCTACATCATTCAGTCTACCAACTTCCCTGTTAATGATAATCTTTGGGAATTGCTTATTATGATTGATGCCTGCAAACGCGCTAGTGCTAATTCAATCACTGTTGTTATGCCATATTTTGGTTATTCACGCCAAGACCGTGTTGCTGCGTCTCGCGAACCTATTACAGCTAAATTAGTGGCTAATATGCTGGTTAAAGCTGGCGTTAATCGTGTTGTCACCCTTGATTTACATGCTGTTCAAGTTCAAGGATTTTTCAACATCCCGGTTGATAATCTCTTCACAACACCCTTATTTGCAGAACACTATATCAACAAAGGACTATCAGGCCAAGATGTGGTTGTTGTCAGCCCTAAAAATTCTGGTATCAAACGTGCTCGTAGCCTAGCAGAATACCTTGACGCACCAATCGCTATCATTGATTATGCGCAAGAAGACGATAGCCATCGTGAAGAAGGTTACATCATCGGTGATGTTGCTGGTAAAAAAGCAATTCTTATTGATGATATTCTAAACACTGGTAAGACCTTCGCAGAAGCAAGTAAAATTGTTGAGCGCGGTGGTGCCACTGACATTTACGCTGTATCAAGTCACGGTCTCTTTGCTGGTGGAGCTGCCGATATTCTAGAAGCTGCTCCTATCAAAGAAATTCTTTTAACAGACTCTGTTTTGTCAAAAGAACGTGTCCCTAGCAATGCAAAATACATCACAGCTAGTGAGTTGTTTGCCGATGCCATTGTTCGTATCCAAAAACGCCAACCACTTAGCCCACTCTTTACATTTCACCCAGACGAGGATTAA
- a CDS encoding CYTH domain-containing protein, whose translation MSNLEIEYKTMLNKAEFNHLQNLLMHVSPVTQTNYYFDTPEGDMRAKKLSLRIRTFDKVAELTLKIPEQVGTMEYNVDLTKEEAREIMDSGQFPDCKVRELLTEKNIPLKRLSVLGHLTTIRRETRLPIGLLALDKNHYADRIDYELELEVEDATQGQKDFDDYLESHNISFKYAKSKVARFVATLQNRR comes from the coding sequence ATGAGTAATCTCGAAATCGAATACAAGACCATGCTTAATAAAGCAGAGTTTAATCATCTGCAAAATCTCCTAATGCATGTCAGTCCTGTCACCCAAACCAATTATTACTTCGACACTCCCGAAGGAGATATGCGTGCCAAAAAGCTATCACTTCGTATTAGGACCTTCGACAAGGTGGCCGAATTAACCTTAAAAATCCCTGAACAAGTAGGCACTATGGAATACAACGTTGACCTAACTAAGGAAGAAGCCAGAGAAATCATGGATAGCGGACAATTTCCCGATTGCAAAGTCAGAGAACTACTCACCGAAAAAAATATCCCTCTCAAAAGACTATCTGTTTTAGGTCATTTAACCACTATTCGACGCGAAACCCGCCTACCAATTGGCCTCCTTGCCTTAGATAAAAATCACTATGCCGATCGCATCGATTACGAACTAGAACTGGAAGTTGAAGACGCTACACAAGGTCAAAAAGATTTTGACGATTACCTTGAGTCTCATAATATCAGTTTTAAATACGCTAAAAGCAAGGTCGCCCGCTTTGTAGCAACCCTTCAAAATAGACGATAA
- a CDS encoding GTP pyrophosphokinase: MTMDWEEFLDPYIQAVGELKIKLRGIRKQYRKQKKHSPIEFVTGRVKSVESIQEKMALRGVLLENIAQDIQDIAGLRIMVQFVDDVDEVLQLLRQRHDLTIVQERDYIRHMKSSGYRSYHVVVEYPVDTIDGQKTVLAEIQIRTLAMNFWATIEHSLNYKYRGDFPDDIKQRLEITARMAFELDEEMRKIREDIQEAQLLFDPANRSLSDGIGNSDDTDEYYR; this comes from the coding sequence ATGACAATGGATTGGGAAGAATTTTTAGACCCCTATATTCAAGCCGTTGGCGAATTAAAAATTAAACTGCGGGGTATTCGTAAACAATATCGTAAACAAAAAAAGCATTCTCCTATCGAGTTCGTTACTGGACGAGTAAAGTCGGTAGAGAGCATTCAAGAAAAAATGGCTCTGCGTGGTGTTCTTTTGGAAAATATTGCTCAAGATATTCAGGACATCGCAGGACTTCGGATCATGGTTCAGTTTGTAGATGATGTGGATGAAGTGTTGCAGTTATTACGACAGCGCCATGATTTAACAATTGTTCAAGAACGGGATTATATTCGACATATGAAGTCCAGCGGTTATAGATCCTACCATGTGGTCGTCGAATATCCTGTCGACACTATTGATGGGCAAAAGACTGTTTTGGCTGAAATTCAAATCAGAACCCTAGCTATGAACTTTTGGGCGACTATTGAACATTCGCTGAACTATAAGTATCGAGGGGATTTTCCAGACGATATTAAGCAACGCTTAGAAATAACAGCAAGAATGGCATTTGAACTTGATGAGGAGATGCGGAAAATTAGAGAGGACATTCAAGAAGCTCAGTTGCTTTTTGATCCGGCAAATAGAAGTTTAAGTGATGGTATAGGAAACAGTGATGACACAGACGAATATTACAGATAA
- a CDS encoding NAD kinase produces MTQTNITDKPMRVAIIANGKYQSKRIASKLFNVLRDAPDFYLSKQNPDVVITIGGDGMLLSAFHMYEKELDTVRFVGIHTGHLGFYTDYRDFEVDKLIDNLRHDKGESISYPILKVKVTLDDGRIYRSRALNEATLKRIEKTMVADVLINKVKFERFRGDGILVSTPTGSTAYNKSLGGAVLHPTIEALQMTEISSINNRVFRTLGSSIIIPKDDRIVLVPKRLGTYTVSIDNKTYHHKNIAKVEFYISNHKIHFVSTPSHTSFWARVKDAFIGDLDS; encoded by the coding sequence ATGACACAGACGAATATTACAGATAAGCCGATGCGGGTGGCGATTATCGCAAATGGTAAATACCAAAGCAAGCGCATTGCTTCAAAATTGTTCAATGTATTGCGTGATGCGCCAGATTTTTATTTAAGTAAGCAAAATCCTGATGTTGTGATAACTATCGGTGGTGATGGTATGCTTTTATCTGCTTTCCATATGTACGAGAAAGAATTGGATACCGTTCGTTTTGTTGGTATTCATACAGGTCACTTAGGCTTTTACACGGATTATCGTGATTTTGAGGTGGATAAGTTAATTGACAACTTGAGACACGACAAGGGAGAAAGTATTTCTTATCCCATCCTTAAAGTGAAGGTGACTTTGGATGATGGTCGGATTTACCGCTCACGTGCCTTGAATGAAGCAACCTTAAAACGTATTGAAAAAACGATGGTAGCAGACGTTTTAATTAATAAAGTCAAGTTTGAGCGTTTCCGAGGTGATGGCATCTTGGTATCGACACCAACAGGAAGCACTGCTTATAATAAATCGCTAGGAGGTGCTGTTCTTCATCCAACGATTGAGGCTCTCCAGATGACTGAAATTTCAAGTATTAATAACCGTGTCTTTCGTACGTTAGGGTCATCTATTATTATTCCAAAGGATGATCGCATCGTTCTTGTGCCAAAACGTTTAGGGACTTATACGGTTTCGATTGATAATAAAACCTATCACCATAAAAATATCGCTAAGGTGGAATTTTACATTTCTAATCACAAGATTCATTTTGTGTCTACGCCTAGCCATACTAGTTTTTGGGCCAGGGTTAAGGATGCCTTTATCGGAGACTTGGATTCATGA
- a CDS encoding RluA family pseudouridine synthase: MRFEFVAHRPGKVKSLLKEHDISKGLLAKIKFRGGRIWVNNEEQNAIYIVDVGDVIAVDIPDELPYEKLEPIMVPLSIVSEDDHFLVLNKPSGVASIPSVNHSNTMANFVKGYFMKNKYPNLQVHIVTRLDRDTSGLMLFAKHGYAHARLDKQLQKKAIEKRYFSLISGKGKLDKQGEIIAPIARDEDSIITRRVHHSGKYAHTTYEVMASYGDVHLVDIRLHTGRTHQIRVHFAHIGFPLLGDDLYGGRMDLGIERQALHCHTLSFFDPFKGERVTHELGLTNDFENVIMSLENNNR; this comes from the coding sequence ATGAGGTTTGAATTTGTCGCCCACAGACCAGGTAAGGTCAAATCCCTTTTAAAGGAACATGATATTTCCAAGGGTCTTTTGGCTAAAATTAAGTTTAGAGGAGGCCGTATTTGGGTTAACAATGAGGAGCAAAATGCGATTTACATTGTTGATGTTGGAGATGTGATTGCTGTGGATATTCCAGATGAATTGCCTTATGAAAAATTAGAGCCGATTATGGTGCCTTTGTCGATCGTATCTGAAGATGATCATTTTTTGGTACTTAATAAGCCTTCGGGAGTGGCTAGTATTCCGAGTGTCAACCATTCCAATACTATGGCTAACTTCGTTAAAGGCTATTTTATGAAAAACAAGTATCCTAATTTGCAAGTTCACATTGTTACACGTTTAGACCGTGACACTAGTGGATTGATGTTATTTGCCAAGCACGGCTATGCGCATGCTCGCTTGGATAAGCAGTTACAAAAGAAAGCTATTGAAAAACGCTACTTTTCCCTTATTTCTGGTAAGGGAAAACTTGACAAGCAAGGGGAAATCATTGCACCAATAGCGCGTGATGAGGATTCTATTATCACTAGAAGGGTCCACCATTCTGGAAAGTATGCTCATACAACCTATGAGGTAATGGCTTCTTATGGTGATGTTCATCTTGTTGATATTCGACTGCATACAGGACGTACGCACCAAATACGGGTTCACTTTGCTCACATCGGTTTTCCTCTCTTAGGTGATGATTTATACGGTGGCCGAATGGATTTGGGGATTGAGCGACAAGCTCTGCATTGTCACACCTTATCATTCTTTGATCCTTTCAAAGGAGAGAGGGTGACACATGAGCTTGGCTTGACAAATGATTTCGAAAACGTTATCATGTCATTAGAAAATAATAATAGATAG
- the pta gene encoding phosphate acetyltransferase has translation MEGIRSLFGSLREKVAGKHVKIVFPEGNDERVVRAAARLKFEGLVDPIILGKPEEVKALLAKLGFEDPKSEIIDPETYDDFEAMKEAFVEIRKGKATPEDADKMLRDVNYFGVMLVQMGLADGMVSGAIHSTADTVRPALQIIKTKPGISRTSGVFLLNRENTNERYIMADCAINIEPNAQELAEIAVNTAQTAAIFDIDPKVAMLSFSTKGSGKSPQVDKVAEATKLAKELAPELALDGELQFDAAFVPGTAAIKAPDSDVAGQANTFVFPDLQSGNIGYKIAQRLGMFDAIGPILQGLNKPVNDLSRGSSADDIYKLGIITAAQALEEK, from the coding sequence ATGGAAGGTATTCGTTCACTTTTTGGTAGTTTGCGTGAAAAAGTTGCTGGAAAACATGTCAAAATCGTTTTTCCAGAAGGAAATGATGAACGTGTTGTTCGTGCAGCAGCCCGTTTGAAATTTGAAGGTTTGGTTGACCCAATCATCTTAGGTAAACCAGAAGAAGTTAAAGCTTTGCTAGCAAAACTAGGCTTTGAAGATCCAAAATCTGAAATTATCGATCCAGAAACTTATGACGATTTTGAAGCGATGAAGGAAGCATTTGTTGAGATCCGTAAAGGGAAAGCAACTCCAGAAGATGCTGATAAAATGCTTCGTGATGTAAACTATTTTGGTGTGATGTTGGTTCAAATGGGACTTGCTGATGGTATGGTATCTGGTGCTATTCATTCAACGGCTGATACCGTTCGTCCTGCTCTTCAAATCATCAAAACCAAACCAGGTATTTCTCGTACGTCAGGTGTTTTCTTGCTGAATCGTGAAAATACCAACGAACGTTATATCATGGCTGACTGTGCTATCAATATTGAGCCAAACGCTCAAGAATTAGCTGAAATTGCTGTTAATACAGCGCAAACAGCAGCTATCTTTGACATTGATCCTAAGGTGGCTATGTTGAGCTTTTCAACAAAAGGTTCTGGTAAATCACCACAAGTTGACAAGGTAGCTGAAGCAACTAAATTGGCCAAAGAACTGGCACCTGAACTTGCCTTGGATGGTGAATTGCAGTTCGATGCAGCCTTTGTTCCAGGGACAGCAGCCATTAAAGCACCAGATAGCGATGTTGCTGGGCAAGCAAATACCTTTGTCTTTCCAGATCTTCAATCAGGAAACATTGGTTATAAAATTGCACAACGCTTAGGAATGTTTGATGCTATTGGACCAATTCTTCAAGGACTTAACAAACCTGTTAATGATCTCTCTCGTGGTTCAAGTGCTGATGATATTTACAAACTTGGTATCATTACAGCAGCCCAAGCACTAGAAGAAAAATAA